TGCTCGCACTCAAAATTAAGATCTaacgaaacaagaaaaaaatgacaccaCGAGATCAAGCTACAATTATGCATAATGCATAGTGCATAACACAGAGCGAAAGTCCTATCAAAATTTGAACGAATGATAGCATGAAAAGGACACTTTTGAAACtaaggaaaaatgaatgataagCGCAGTAGGTTTTAATATTCCAAGGGGATAGGAGAACTATACATTTGGCTTCGGATTCAAAAATTGCAGacatgggaaaaaaaatcaaaccacATTCCCACAAGACTTGTTAGAAATCTCAACATACCTCTAACAGAGGTTGTCTTCCTTTCTTCGAATGGGTGAGGCGTTCACCTCTGGGGCCCATTTTGGATGGTTTTCTCTGGATGAGAGGTATGATCTTCGACGCCTCAGTACTCTTCTTCGCATTATCCTGGATCAAAGTAAACGGCCCAGGGAGGCTTCTCAACTTGAATGCATCACGATCCTGTGGAAGCGAATTTGATTTTGGAGGTACTGTAGGCGAGAGAAACCTGAAAAGCACAAAGAATAAATGAGAACTATTTAATGTGTAGTTCACAGCATTGGGAACAAAAGTGCCGATTAAGAACCATTCGCTGCGACTTCGCATTCGACGAGCTTGATTCTCATGCACCCATTCCAAGTATGTGAACGACCGCGACGAATCTCCGCCACACGCAGTCAAAGGACGGAAAAAATCCGAATCGCATCGTTCTGGATCAACTGCGCTCGTTTCGTGCAGCACCTGCAAAATCGtctcaaaaatcaaaagaaattacAGGATTATCGTATATAATAACACGTATTACGGAAGCAAGTACTATCCTCAACAAATTGGACCGAATGCACAATTCTATGGAAATATGTTTATGAGGTAATGTTTGTAacttgcttaaaggcatcaccccacgaatctgaggtggtacgaatttcaggtggagtattcgtatagataatgaagagaaggatgatcccgtccatttcttcctaattgaggtaaaaaaaacggcccggaagatacggtttcgggcGTTCCTGCGCGGTAttctctacaaggagttcgattggagcgcgccagccttgtgcatgcgccgcatcttccgcctTCTCAtcttctatatatatatatatatatatatatatatatatatatatatatatatatatatatatatatatagtgacCTTTGAAGGCTAGCGGACGTATCAAATCAGACGAGACTGGGATCAATTtttcgaccccagagggataaAAGAGTTGGTTAGCGCAagagcggtttcgaaacaTCTATCGGTCGTATAAACACAGcagaacttcttaccgactactCTACACCCGCCTTCCTAAATCTAGATTACGAGACTAGTTCTCGGAATGGAGAGGTGAAGTTTATCAAAAGAATTATTCGCCTCATGAGtcctattttcatttattgcaGTCCCATAACCACAGAGGTTCTGTTGGAAGTATTCAGCCTCTATTCACTGCACTCAGAAAACTCCAATTTTTCAGAGTTACGATAAAATATGGAGTATGCTCTTCTTTCCTAATACTCTCAGAAAGAGCCTTCAAGAAGTTGAAGCAGTAAAATCATAAGAATCCAAACAATCATCTTGGAAATTATTTCAGCAACGTAGCGCTATTGTTCGCTCTTCAAGCCGTTCTGTTTCACCTGACCAGCTCGGAGGAcaggtcgttcttcatgttcatttccggACCCAGATAATTATAGTTGGCGAACTCGAGTTCATTCCGCTTCATTGATACTTGATGATATCAGAACCATCTCATCAGCGAAACAAAGACGATGTAACCGGTAACAATCagctttcactcccatgtaaTTCCATTCTAATCCTCGCATCATCTTCTCGAAAAAGGCACTTGGAATGAGATTGTGTCACATTATCGATCACTATTACGTTGTCTTAGATGTGATCGTATAATGAGAAAGTTTTGTCGTTGTTCTTGTTGCTTAACTCACGAACGGCGTGTGTAACCAGCATTCCTTCCGGAACTTTTTTAGATGATGAAAGTAAGAGAAGTGCACAAAATGCGAGTTAAAAAAGCAAGAACTACTTAAGAAAGGACCTCTCCTACGCTACTGCTTAGGCGATTCTTTAATGATACTCCAAGTGTTGAAGGACCTCCGTATGAACAGTCACCAAATCCTTCCTTATCAGCTCCAGCAGACGAAGTGACTCCCTGTTGCGATAACGATCCTGAAATAGTAGAGGTTTGTTTAAATTGATATGGCGGatttcctctaattttttttttttgatgagcaTACAATGTCGTCACTTTCGCGTACCTTACTGCTTTATCGATGTAGATAGATGAACACACTAGGAGCCAAACACACATATGCATGCTTGTTTTTATTACCAAGtgcacaaacaaaaaaaaaatggcagcACAAGATACAGATGCTATAAAAGCCACAAAAGTAGAAGTCAGGGAATGAGAACAGAGATTAACACGGGGAACAAGTAGTGTGGGTGTTACAATCGCTGAGAAAGACTAGCTCTgggcaataaaaaaagaatagacaCTACAATAGGGTATTGCACACATAGTACCGAATTGAGTTCTTACAGTAATGAGGTCTCATTCTACTTATTTGAACGAGAAGTGGCAAAGGGTGAAATGCATACCCGGAGGTTATCAGGTTGTTCTACCAATAATACTAATCTACTGGGAAATGCTGGAATAATAGTTGTTTTCACAAGAGCCTCAAAATACTTGACTTTCAGTCACGATACAAACAGTGAGATCATTGTTTAGTGTAAGGAGATAGAGGAGAAGATTATGGAGCTGAGCGCATGTTGTTGCAGTGATTTTACCAAATCACCAGACGCAAGGGGAACTAAACTCACTTGGAGTAGAAGCAGAATGAAATATACTGGGAACCTACTGAACAAACATGCGAAGCTGCGCTAGCAGTGTAGTCACAAACACCCGTATTGCGCAGGATTCGATTGAAGTGATACGCACACACCCGCAATTTTTCGCTATTCTCACATTGATGTTGGTTAGGGCAAGTGCAAGCCAGTTTAATCATGAGCAAACAAGTAAGAAAAATCTCGAGGAAACCACAGCACTGATAAAGAAGGCAGTAAAAAATGTAGctctttgacaaaaaaaaaacaggtaaaTCTAAGTTATTAATGCGAGTTAGGATTCCACCAACACATGTAGAACAATGAAGGTGAAAGTCACACAGATAAACAAAAGGATAGTGCAGTTCTTTTAATGCACACTGGTGTAAAACTGGAACTATGAGTATAATCGAAACAGCTGGGGAAAATAGAGGAGACCTGCCAGTTCAGACAAAATAGCTGAAGATGGCATTGTCTAAAAAATCGTGCCCGCGTGGAAGCGGAAAAACTTCTAAATGTGTAGTTAGCGCAGTGCTTTCTTGTTCAGGTTAATTTATCCGCTTCCATGGATGATGTCATTAGTCTTCATCATGCTTATTCTaaatggagagaaaaaaggaacacgtTCTCGTACACTTTCTCACTCGTTTCGAACCTAACACTCCCCATTATCTCTCAAATGCGCAAAAAAATGAGCAAGAGGGATTGCAGTGGACGTCCTATCTTTGGTGAGTCAGTCATGAAGAGAAGGAACTAGAAAAccaatcaacaacaaaaagtatCAGAAAATAGACGGTGGAGGAACTCGAACGGGTTAGTGTCAATCTTTTCAAAGGATTAAAAAACAattcaagaagaaagttttAAAAGTCACAACTGATTGACTGTTTCATGTCAACAAACTCGCTGACACCGATACCGCCATAGCTTCCTGCAGGAGGCCGTTTTGGATGATCAGTGGTGTGCGCTAAAGGATGACGATTCAAAGAACAGGTCCTTTGTATCATTCCAGGGAAGATCTCTTCGTTCCCAGCATTCTCAAGTCGCCGCACAACAACCGCCGGCTCGAACACATCCCCTTCCAGATGAAGTGCAGCCAGTGAGTAAGCACCAGCACACTTTGCAGCCATAGCACTGAAGGCGGCCGATGAAGCAACACCTAAACCACACACAAACACGCGTATTAGAACAAAACTTAACCAATTATATCGAGAAGAACAAGGATAACTAAAAtcacatacacgcatacacagcACATTGCATTTAGCACACTGCAAACCCTAAAACCCAGAAGAATAACatccaatattttctttcctttctcattcttttattGTCTTAAAAGCTCTTCTCAGCCTAGACGTCAACCTCCTAGAACTTTGAGAATGCCTAGAGAAATACCTACATCTACGATGGGAATTAGTTTACAAGCAAATTAGTTCGGAAAGTCATCGTTCTGCAATGAAACCTACATGACGAATTCATTGTCGGCTGATAGCAAACTATTGGTGATATTGTTAGTTTATAATGACATCCCAACATAAATTCAATCCTAATATTTATATGTACCTTTGTTCACGCTATCCTCAACATCAGCGGAGTGTATTAGCAACCTCGTTGTTTTCCTACTATCACTATTATCAAAACTATGCTTCCtacgaaaaaatagaaaaataaatactaggacatcttcagaaaaaaattttgtctatTTAACTTCTGCAGAAATAAATCATTCACCGAACAATTCTTGCAgtgtaattgaaaaaaaaagtgaataaatgaaatctAGGCACATAATCACAGACTCTTTGAAACTATCTGCATCAAGGTCATGCGTGTAATGGGATTTTCCTATCGAAGGGTCGTACGGggcagaaaagaaatagagagaTCGTAAGTAGGAGGAAGGAGTGAGACCGGGGCAGTACATCAATTGAGCACGCACAACATGATAATcaggacaaaaagaaacaaagtccACCTGTAAGATGATAACATTGATCCTGCACATTTTCACGCGGTGTTGCTGATTGAAGATTAAATATCGaatgaatttaaattaattcaaGAGTTGTAGAAATTTAGAGTAAACCTTTCTAATGTTTCTACCTCCACATGCCAGccttttgaaaaagttcagGATTTGTTGAAAGATGGATGAACAATGTGTAAATTTATATTAATTGTACGTCTTCAAAATAAACTCCTTGCATAAAGCATTGCAAAACGTTGAATTTACGCGGTGATTGCTAGAGATGATGAGGATACGAAGGCGGCAATATAGCTGTTAAAAATACCATACTGCAAAATGAGtctaccacgaaattgacatttTTGCTATATCTTGTTTGCTATAAGTGGTGTTTGATGTAGTCGGTGTTATGTTGATGACTCAATCGACGAATAATCATATTTTGTTGTGAGAAGCAGTCAAAAATTCCACAtcacacgcaaaaaaaaaaaaaaactttcatgaAGGTGAGAGTATTTAGCTTTGAACAAAATGCACTAGTACTCCTTCAATaaactctcttctttttctgtcagTTCTTCAAgcttaaggcatcaccccacgaatctgaggcggtacggattttaggtggagtattcgtatacgggatcgtagattaaggagaggggggtgattccgtccatttcttcctaattgccgtaagaaacggcccggacgataaggcgtcgagcgatccggcgcgctattttctacaaggagttcgactggagcgcgccagttttgtgcacacgccgcatcttctgggcggTTTTTTCGGCAAtgggaggaaatggacggaatcatcctcctctccataatctactatcccgtataagaatactccacctgaaatccgtaccaccccagattcaagGTGTGACGCCTTTAACGAAAGTTTAGGGTGGGGTATTAATCCCCGTCGAGTATGAACAAATTCTATCTAGCTGTATCGTATCGTATCGTAGGTATCTATCTGCTCCGTTTTCACACCCAACATGCGTGGGCCATTGCGTTGACACTAAAGACTTAAATGTAGATAGCACTAATGTCCGGCTATTTTCCAGACTTCTGATCATGGAAAATGCTTAGAGTTCAGCGTTTTCCTCGCCATCTTCGATTGCAAAAGGTAAAAGA
This is a stretch of genomic DNA from Necator americanus strain Aroian chromosome II, whole genome shotgun sequence. It encodes these proteins:
- a CDS encoding hypothetical protein (NECATOR_CHRII.G5588.T1) encodes the protein MPSSAILSELAGSLSQQGVTSSAGADKEGFGDCSYGGPSTLGVSLKNRLSSSVGEVLHETSAVDPERCDSDFFRPLTACGGDSSRSFTYLEWVHENQARRMRSRSEWFLSPTVPPKSNSLPQDRDAFKLRSLPGPFTLIQDNAKKSTEASKIIPLIQRKPSKMGPRGERLTHSKKGRQPLLERTSSGSSTRNSFSCAVSSSGLPSSCGVRRRSWRVRSLRGSLLGFKTHSLDSQDPPLLPSQRGNSKPMYSRPFAHSLGGETWLVEVISDEIWKRKRSMKKKH